A DNA window from Pyrus communis chromosome 3, drPyrComm1.1, whole genome shotgun sequence contains the following coding sequences:
- the LOC137727487 gene encoding transcriptional regulator SUPERMAN-like, whose protein sequence is MKSNHHDHQDSKTSSTDEEADHQPDANDDMGTGRSYECVFCKRGFTTAQALGGHMNIHRKERAKTRPSSAPTSLASSISTAVEDQNHPRAALYRAIQSYRPGPPHYFIALPDDHMNYRTDVPASNTSGVLRPPHANHISDEDLCARNYIPRHRNLLRDDHRDWRSGSSLSLGMGQPSDDYKERVINGGLEETDDELDLELRLGHDP, encoded by the coding sequence ATGAAGTCCAACCATCATGATCATCAAGATTCAAAGACCTCCAGTACTGATGAAGAGGCTGATCATCAACCGGATGCGAACGATGACATGGGCACAGGGCGGTCGTACGAGTGTGTATTTTGCAAGAGAGGTTTCACAACGGCGCAGGCCTTGGGAGGACACATGAATATTCACCGGAAAGAGAGAGCCAAGACCAGACCTAGTTCAGCTCCTACAAGTTTGGCTTCGTCGATTAGCACGGCAGTAGAAGATCAGAATCATCCCAGGGCAGCATTATACCGGGCAATTCAAAGCTACCGGCCAGGGCCGCCACATTATTTTATAGCTCTTCCGGATGACCATATGAACTATAGAACAGATGTGCCTGCATCTAATACATCAGGGGTGTTAAGGCCCCCACATGCAAATCATATTAGTGATGAGGACTTGTGTGCAAGAAATTATATTCCGAGGCACCGGAATCTGCTAAGAGATGATCATCGGGATTGGAGATCAGGGAGTAGTTTGAGCTTGGGAATGGGCCAGCCATCAGATGATTACAAGGAGAGAGTGATTAATGGTGGCCTTGAAGAAACGGACGATGAATTGGATTTGGAGCTTCGACTTGGTCATGATCCCTaa
- the LOC137729652 gene encoding bet1-like SNARE 1-1, with the protein MNARRDFRGNKVALFDGVEEGGIRASASYSHEIDEHDNERAVDGLQDRVNLLKRLSGDIHEEVETHNHMLDRMGNDMDSSRGVLSGTMDKFKMVFETKSSKRMFTLVASFVVIFLVVYYLTR; encoded by the exons ATGAATGCTCGAAG GGACTTCCGCGGCAACAAAGTTGCTCTTTTTGATGGCGTTGAGGAGGGTGGCATCAGGGCCTCAGCTTCCTACTCCCATGAAATTGATGAACATGATAATGAAAGGGCTGTGGACGGGTTGCAAGATAGAGTCAATTTGCTGAAGAGA TTGTCAGGTGATATACATGAGGAGGTGGAGACCCATAATCACATGTTGGACAGAATG GGAAATGATATGGATTCATCGAGGGGAGTGCTATCTGGTACAATGGACAAGTTTAAGATG GTCTTCGAGACCAAGTCAAGCAAGAGAATGTTTACGCTAGTCGCATCGTTTGTGGTCATATTCCTAGTCGTATATTATCTCACTAGGTAA